From the Saccharomycodes ludwigii strain NBRC 1722 chromosome I, whole genome shotgun sequence genome, one window contains:
- the ILV1 gene encoding threonine ammonia-lyase ILV1 (similar to Saccharomyces cerevisiae YER086W | ILV1 | IsoLeucine-plus-Valine requiring): MKVVSVLPRHYSSAYLSILKKPTTIVHRRAVLPSSNNCNYSTVSPPPQKLSDNLKDLHSQLDKDELLADNTPDYVRLVLRSSVYDVINETPISNSVSLSSRLNTTVQLKREDLLPVFSFKLRGAYNMMSKLVSKMENQHNVTGVIACSAGNHAQGVAFSAKHLKIPATIVMPVSTPSIKYKNVFRLGAQVVLYGNDFDEAKKECARLSEERGLVNIPPFDHPYVIAGQGTIAMEILRQVRCVGNRIGAVFVPVGGGGLIAGIAAYLKRIAPKIKIIGVETYDSQTLYKSLKMGKQVQLTSVGSFADGTAVRLIGEETFRVCKDHVDEVVLVNTDEICAAIKDIFDDTRSIVEPSGALGVAGMKKYVTHLHPEIDHSKLIYIPIMSGANMNFDRLRFVSERAVLGEGREVFLLVAIPDVPGSFKKLQKIIDPRSVTEFSYRFNRHHNDENGAKAFIYTSFSCVDREKELKQVFAQLEKNGFEAVDISDNEMAKSHGRYLVGGASNIPNERVISFEFPERPGALTKFLNGLSSNWNLTLFHYRNHGDDVGKVLAGISVPPTDKEKFEDFLKDLSYKYHEETNNLVYQKLLKY, from the coding sequence atGAAAGTTGTGTCAGTATTACCTAGGCATTATTCTTCAGCTTATCTCTCCATACTAAAGAAACCTACCACTATAGTACATAGACGGGCTGTATTACCATCGTCAAATAATTGTAATTACTCAACTGTATCTCCTCCACCTCAAAAATTATCcgataatttaaaagacCTACATTCTCAATTAGATAAAGATGAATTATTAGCTGATAACACACCAGATTATGTCCGTTTAGTCCTACGTTCTTCAGTCTATGATGTTATCAATGAGACTCCAATTTCAAATAGtgtatcattatcatcaagATTGAACACAACAGTCCAATTGAAAAGAGAGGATTTATTACCAGTGTTTTCATTCAAATTGAGGGGTGCTTATAATATGATGTCTAAATTGGTATCTAAAATGGAAAATCAGCACAACGTTACTGGTGTTATTGCATGCAGTGCGGGTAATCATGCTCAAGGTGTTGCGTTTTCAGCCAAGCATTTGAAAATACCAGCCACTATTGTTATGCCAGTAAGCACACCATCcattaaatacaaaaacgTATTCAGACTAGGTGCACAAGTCGTCCTATATGGTAATGACTTCGATGAAGCGAAGAAAGAATGTGCTAGATTAAGCGAGGAAAGAGGTTTAGTTAACATTCCACCCTTTGACCACCCATATGTTATTGCTGGTCAAGGTACCATTGCCATGGAAATATTAAGACAAGTAAGGTGTGTTGGGAATAGAATCGGTGCTGTTTTTGTCCCCGTGGGTGGTGGTGGTTTAATCGCTGGTATCGCCGCttatttgaaaagaatTGCTcctaaaatcaaaattatcGGTGTAGAAACGTATGATTCCCAGACTTTGTACAAATCTTTGAAAATGGGCAAGCAGGTCCAATTGACTAGTGTGGGTTCGTTTGCTGATGGTACAGCTGTTAGATTAATTGGTGAAGAAACATTTAGAGTTTGCAAAGATCATGTTGATGAAGTTGTTCTTGTGAATACTGATGAAATCTGTGCAGCAATTAAAGATATATTTGATGATACCAGATCAATTGTTGAGCCTTCTGGTGCTTTAGGTGTTGCCGGtatgaaaaaatatgttaCTCATCTACATCCTGAAATCGATCATTCGAAATTGATTTACATTCCTATTATGAGCGGTGCCAATATGAACTTTGATCGTCTAAGATTTGTTTCTGAACGTGCTGTTTTAGGTGAAGGTAGAGAAGTTTTCTTATTAGTTGCCATTCCAGACGTTCCAGGttctttcaaaaaattacaaaaaatcaTAGATCCAAGAAGCGTCACTGAATTTTCCTATCGTTTTAATAGGCACCATAATGACGAAAATGGTGCCAAGGCCTTTATTTATACTTCTTTCAGCTGTGTTGACCGTGAAAAGGAATTAAAACAGGTTTTCGCACAATTGGAAAAGAACGGTTTTGAGGCTGTTGATATAAGTGATAATGAAATGGCCAAGTCGCATGGTAGATATTTAGTTGGTGGTGCTTCCAATATTCCTAATGAGAGAgttatttcttttgaatTTCCTGAAAGACCAGGTGCTTTGACCAAGTTTTTGAATGGTTTAAGTAGCAATTGGAATTTGACACTATTTCATTATAGAAATCATGGGGACGATGTTGGCAAAGTTTTGGCTGGTATCAGTGTTCCACCAACCGACAAGGAAAAATTTGAGGATTTCTTGAAGGATTTGAGCTACAAATATCATGAGGAAACTAATAATTTAGTTTATCaaaagttattaaaatattga
- the MMR1 gene encoding Mmr1p (similar to Saccharomyces cerevisiae YLR190W | MMR1 | Mitochondrial Myo2p Receptor-related), with protein MSNNKKVPSNGHQFPHSIPMEGRAYLSPTLSPVLFHLNTPEDTALPPLLKLDEKLNGFVISAVSAANNNSTNNNTSINNNLASTQSSLFTDNSNGNTVSSASTTINSSNMPSVTTSLSKLTEVTRGRGRQRSLSNTSAGNGETPLSILARTSTSPIRLAAAASTSPIRVPLTPNDNISTVSTNNGGTTLNNPSNITNNSIYNRKMFTSSEYIGLNGATSLIQKAIALSNANLHQQAYAKALNNTTTTDTELQNLTDILANALNIEERKNNSNNLRKKKTKRKVNRRKNNETKTNLNNNATDKNMSDVICFEKQSMGIISEKIPVQFNNTIIENDKVENVINNEEEADQENANTSLVEKFLDEEQRTIFLHNNNTDINDNNLRNNDAVPSSFTEMISENGFTISNDTSTNKSARSKEKKRYSHISTLSSATAVPPQNETWDDSQQQQKQTHVLVNNGNYDVAYSNSTWSELHQHEMELRMKEMELHIQELRLTNEQLRYAIQDHRLIQDKLIYEALHETLRSKEYLQTNMEKKMKALENKIEKYKLVINKLSSNGDEPKLSQGTKTANIESNETGVFRFSRINSAQLEDLVKSNSEDETEGNEQGGKGYNLITESLDEPNLVEIASSPQKEKSPVLQDISNKILQSPKKSPNKKINKKSRSGYKLNLHIKLED; from the coding sequence ATGagcaacaataaaaaagtcCCTTCGAATGGTCATCAATTTCCCCATTCTATACCTATGGAGGGTAGAGCATATTTATCACCTACATTATCACCAGTgttatttcatttaaataCACCAGAAGATACTGCTTTACCACCACTATTAAAATTAgatgaaaaattgaatgGATTTGTAATTTCAGCAGTGTCGGCAGCTAATAACAATTCaactaacaataatacatccattaataacaatttagCTTCAACTCAAAGTAGTCTATTTACCGACAACTCCAATGGCAATACTGTAAGTTCTGCTTCTACAACAATTAATAGCAGCAATATGCCCTCTGTTACCACATCCTTGTCTAAATTGACTGAAGTTACTCGTGGCAGAGGTCGCCAAAGATCATTATCCAATACGAGTGCTGGAAATGGAGAAACCCCCTTGTCTATTTTAGCTAGAACCTCTACTTCTCCAATAAGATTAGCTGCCGCTGCTTCTACCTCTCCAATAAGAGTACCACTTACGCCAAACGATAATATTTCTACAGTCTCAACAAATAATGGCGGCACCACTCTTAACAACCCGAGTAATAtaactaataatagcaTTTATAATCGTAAAATGTTTACCTCTTCTGAATATATTGGTTTAAATGGTGCCACTAGTCTGATACAAAAGGCAATTGCTTTGTCTAATGCCAATTTACATCAACAAGCCTATGCTAAAGCATTGAACAACACGACTACTACTGACACTGAATTACAGAACTTAACGGATATATTGGCGAATGCTTTAAATATtgaagagagaaaaaataatagtaacaatttacgtaagaaaaaaacaaaaagaaaagttaatagacgtaaaaataatgagaCAAAGACAAATCTCAATAACAATGCCactgataaaaatatgagTGATGTGAtatgttttgaaaaacagTCAATGGGAATAATAAGTGAAAAAATTCCCGttcaatttaataatactattattgaaaatgacAAAGTGGaaaatgttattaataatgaagaGGAAGCGGATCAAGAAAACGCTAATACTAGCCTCGTTGAGAAATTTTTGGATGAAGAACAAAGAACCATTTTTTTgcacaataacaatacgGATATTAACGATAATAATCTCAGAAATAATGATGCTGTTCCTTCCTCTTTTACTGAAATGATTAGTGAAAACGGCTTCACTATTTCAAACGATACAAGTACTAACAAATCAGCAAGgagcaaagaaaaaaaacgttACAGTCATATATCGACCCTATCTTCTGCTACTGCTGTTCCGCCACAAAATGAAACTTGGGACGAttcacaacaacaacaaaagcaAACCCATGTGCTAGTTAATAATGGCAATTACGACGTCGCCTATTCTAATAGTACATGGAGTGAATTGCATCAACATGAAATGGAATTACGTATGAAGGAGATGGAATTGCATATACAAGAACTAAGATTGACCAATGAACAGTTAAGATATGCTATTCAAGATCATAGGTTAATTCAAGATAAGCTAATCTATGAAGCATTGCATGAAACTTTACGAAGCAAGGAATATTTGCAAACTAatatggaaaaaaagatgaaagCTTTAGAGAATAAGattgaaaaatacaaattagTTATAAATAAACTGAGTTCCAATGGTGATGAGCCTAAGCTATCACAAGGAACAAAGACCGCAAACATAGAAAGCAATGAAACTGGTGTATTCCGTTTTTCCAGAATCAATTCTGCACAATTAGAGGATCTAGTTAAAAGTAACTCAGAGGATGAAACCGAAGGCAATGAACAAGGGGGAAAAGGTTATAATTTGATTACAGAATCTTTAGATGAACCCAACCTAGTTGAAATAGCTTCATCTCctcaaaaggaaaaatccCCTGTTTTACAAgatatttctaataaaatattgcaATCGCCAAAAAAATcaccaaataaaaagattaataaaaaatcacGTTCTGGTTATAAATTGAACCTGCATATTAAATTAGAAGATTAG